The following DNA comes from Hordeum vulgare subsp. vulgare chromosome 3H, MorexV3_pseudomolecules_assembly, whole genome shotgun sequence.
GGCTCGGTCTCTCGAAAATGCTCGTaaggataggatctatgtatgtgtTTATATGGATAAGTGTATGTACGTTCATATGAGCGCTTGCATTTGTATTGTGCTAAAAAAAACACGGTAATGAACATTACCGTTACAGAAAGAAGTTCCAGTAATACACCATTGTGAAATATCTAAAGTGTGGAAATATAAAACTATGAAATGCTAGTGTAACCGTGAAAATGAGCATGCAACAGCGCTAGTAGTTTGTTTGAAACAAGCGATGAAGCATGCGACGCCGTTACGCCCGGTCCATGGTCTCATGTTGCAATGTTTTGAACAGTGTTTCGTGTTGCATTTTTTGAACAGTGTTTCATGTTGCAATTGGACATGGATTGAAATGCTTGAGCCGACCAGCGAATCGTCTCTCCAGCGTTCGAGGCGAGAGGGGGGGAGAGATGACCATTCAAGAAAACGGTGCATGGTTGGGTGCAAAGTGCCAAGAGCGCGGCAGAAGCAAAGCAGCGTCCTTTTCGACCGATCTGCAGCTCCGCCGTGGAGTCGACAGGCCCACCCACACCCCAGACCCCACCACCGGGCCCCCGCCTCGCTCCTGGTCGACGGGTCAGGCGGGGCAGGCAAGGCAAGGGCGAGTGAATGCTGCCTGCTGGCACAGTGCTACTATTGCACGCGGTGGAGCAAAATGGTAGGTGCTGCCATTGaaggcgctctctctctctctcgattcaattcctccggtggtggtgacgactgGGGCAGCGCGCGCGGCGTGGGAGCACAGAAGCAGTCACTGCCGAGACGCCACTTTTAGAAGCTCCACAGGACACACTAGGCCCGGGCAACAGGCTGTGATCCATGGATCATTGCCCCATACCCCGACGAGTCCCTTCAAACCGGAGGGGAGAAAGGCCTAGCGTTCACATTCCCTCTGGGTCAACGGCAGCAAATAAGTACTGTAGTTGGTAATGCAGCTTTGTTAAACTGGATCACAAGGGCAATCAGGGAGGTTACAGTACTAATGGAACCAGAACATTCGTTGCTGTGAACATTTTTGTGTTAGTGAGCAGGTTTACCGTTTACCAGAGGGGCAGTTAAAAGATTGGTAGTGCTGTAGTGCTTTCGGGCATCATCAGACAAGTAAAGATAATAAGAGCAACTTCAATGGAAGATTCATTTCATTCGTCACGTCTGTTTGGATCAGCGCCGATAAAATTAATGATCCAACGCGTCGGCCCATTTTTAAAACACGTCCGCTTCGCGTCCACGCCGGTCTATTATCGGTCtaaatttgggactgaaatgcgtGGGCGCGGACGCGCGCGCCCTCTCGGTGTCTGTCCCCACCACCGGTTCAACATTATTTATGACGGCCGTCCTCTTCGGGCCCACGTGTCAGAGACCGCGGTCGACCGTTTTTAGTCCGAGCGTGCGGTGGGTTCCGCCTCATATGCTTCCATAATTCACCCGTCCCCATCTCACCACGGGGCCGCGGGAGGTCTACTAGTGGAACGACGTCGTCAGCGAGTTTGTCAGTGCGTTGCTCATCTGGCTGGGCGCGACACCGCAACTGGAGCAAGCCTACCTCGAGCACTGGAGGACGGAGCACCAGCGGGCAGAGCGCGTCGAAGGCCTTCGTCTgatggagctggagaaggaggcggagcagGAACGACGGAGATGGAGGAGGCGCGCCCATGTTGCTGCGGTGCCACGGCCACCAGCATAACCCGCCTCGGTGGGACAGACGACGGAGGCGCAAGCAGCTGCATTCTAAAACACAACGTTTCCGTGGACCGGTCTTGCGCCTAAGCTGGTCGACCTCACCAGCCCCAACAACGCCGTCGCCTAGGGCCAGTGGCGGCGCCAGAATTCAAGTGGAGTGTATTCATTCTAAACCTGGGTATTCATTTGCAAAAATCTTCGGCGTTTTTGCTAAAACTTTCAATGATTTATCAAGAAATTCCAAGGTTTTATTAAAATCATGACTATTCACTTGCATGCCCTTGATTTTCATGTTTAACTAATGTAATGCGTTCGTGGACTCTCGCCGGCCCTCGTGACCGACAAGAATAGGTCAGACTAGCATTGCGCCGACCCAAACGTCGAAACGGACATTCATGTCCACTGAACCAACCCAAATAGACAAAAGGCGAACAAAATCATCGTCCGATTGGATCGACCCGTTCGAGTTGCCCTAAAATGACCACACATCGTAGAGCAAAAGACGCAGAGCAACATGTTTATGTAAATCAAAGTCACATTTATCAGCACAACTAGCTAAGAACACCATCAGATATCAGTCGTTTCAGGGGTGCCGAGATGTCGACCGACCGGCAATAGCCACGCGAGCAGGGAGAAGCTACAGTTTCATCCAAGGAATGAACCAAAGAATTGCAGAGAAGCAACAAAACAGCACTGCCAACCCCCTAACTTTTTAGAACCAAACTAGAAACTACTACAAGCATTCCACAACGCATCACCACCCCTCGCTCCCTCCCTTCTTCCCAACCGGGCATCATATATGCATCTAGTAGAAAAACAAAACCTCAGGCACACACAGAGTTCCAAAAGAGACCTCAGACCATCTCATCCCCTGGACTGTCCTGAGGGCTCCTCACCACCTCGAGTATACTCAACACCTCGCCCATGTCCGGCCGGTTTGACGGCACCTGCGAGGTGCAAACGAGGCCCAGCTTGATGATCGGAATGGCCTCCTCCATCACGAACTCGCCGCATAGCCTCGGATCCATGCAGTCCTCCAGCCTGCCTTCCTCCAGCGCGCTTCTCACCAGATCACATAGCACGACCACGTCATCTTCCAAGTACTCAACGGGCCTCCTGCCTGTCAAGATCTCCAATGCAAGCACACCAAAGCCATAGACGTCGCACTTCTCGGTGATCTTCACCGTCTTGCATGCGAATTCTGGCGCCATGTACCCAAGTGCACTCTGGATCTTGCTGCTCAGCACATACCGGTCCAGCATCGGGAGTAGGCTTGCAAGGCCATAGTCACCGACCCTGGGCTCACCATTGCTGTCCAGCAGCACATTGCTTGACTTGAGGTTGTAATGGACGACCCCATGCTGGTGGAGGTGCATCAGACCCCTGGCAACACCGATGATAATGTCAAACCTCTCCATCCAGGAAAGCGAGTTCTCTTCCGTGCAGTCATGCAGGTGCTTGTGCAGATTTCCTCCAGGGAGGTAATCGTAGATGAGCAGCTGCAGCGATGAAGTCCAGTAAAAGCCTCTCAGTGTGACGATATTGTGGTGCCGCATCTTGCTAAGCACCTTGACCTGTCGCTCAAAGTCATCTTTAGACTTGACCAAGCTAGACACAGTGAGCTTCTTGATGGCCACGGGCTGTCCATCTCTGAGCACTGTCTTGTAGACTGCACCAAAGCCTCCTCGCCCAAGCTCACAGTCCTTGTTCAACAAGGCATGCCCACCAGTGCTGAACTCGGGGCTGCCTTTACCAAACATGACAAGCTTGCCAGAGCTAGCATCATTCTCCGGGGATTGGCTTAGGTAATCGTCAGACAGTGCAACAGCAGGCTTTGGGTGGGAGGCGGCGGCACGGACACGACGGTTGAGCACAGTTACAGTGATCACTCCGATGGCAATGGCAGCGCCACCCGCGATGGCAATGAGGGTGGAGACGctcagtatgattttcttgtgatGCTTGCTGCTAGGGGAGCTTGGTGAGGATTGTGACAAGGGGTTTGATGAGGAATTGGGGTTGAGTACAATCGGCTTCGGCATGACCGCACCGCAGGAATTGTTCTTCCGGGAGCTGCATAGGCCAGAATTGTCTGCTAGGAAGTAGTCAGGGATGTTGTCGAAGAAACGGCTGTTGGGGAGATTTCCTGATAGCAAGTTGTGGGAGACGTCAAAGACGTGCAAGCTGGGCAGATTAGATAGCTCCACTGGTAGGGTCCCATTCAGCTTGTTCTGGGAGAGATCAACAGCCTGAAGGCTGGTGAGGTTCCCCAGGGTGCTTGGAATCGGCCCTGTGATGTCGTTGTGCGACAAATCCCTGCATTACACGAGCATACTGTATCAATTAAAATGACTCCTAATATTCAGTCAGAATCAAGTAACTGGGTTCAGATTTGCTCGATACGTCGGCTTCATTTTTAGGGTATACTCATTAAGTCAGAATCAAGTAACAATAAGTTTAGATCTGTTTGATCAACTTGCAAGATTTTCTATCTGATTACAGTTTGCAAAGTTTGAAACAGACGCCCAGATTCCCACACATGCACATTTGACTTCAGTTTTAAGCGTATCCTAGAAAATGAACCGGGCACTGGATACGAGCAGGACAACATGACAGAGACCCACAATTTGCGGTTTAGGACTCCTAACACAAAACTCAAGAAATCGATGTCCTGTCATTTTCTACAACGTCTCTGGAACCTAGGAAACTGAAAGCAACCGAGGCATGCAGGGAAATACAAAAAACAAATAGACCTAGTCAACTTCACTAACAAGCAATCTGAATGGTGTCAAATTTAGTGCGGTAAAAAAATGAGCGAGAAATTCGCTTACAGTGCAACGAGGGAACTGCAGCTCCCAATCTGTGCCGGGATGCCGCCGGTGAGCGAATTGTTCCCCAGCCTCAGCACCCTGAGCGCCACCGCACCGCCAATCTCCGGTGGCACGCTTCCAGTTAACGTGTTAGCGCTCACGTCGAGCGCCTCCAGCAGCCTCATCGCACCAATGCCAGCAGGCAGCTGCCCCGATATGGAATTCGAGGACAGGTTCAGAAACTGCAACCCCGTGAAGGCAGTAATCTGCTCCGGGATCCCGCCCGAGAAAGCGTTGCTCGACAGGTCCAGCACATGCAACGCCAACGCGGCATCTCCGGGGACCTTGACCCACCCGCCGAGCTTGTTGCCGGCGACCGAGACGCGCTGAAGTGGCAGGCCGAACACCCACCAGGGGAGCTGGCCGGTCAGCGCGTTCCGGCTGAGATCAGCCTCCAGCAGGTTCTTACATTTCGCGATGTCCTCGGGGATGATGCCGGCGAAGCAATTGCCCGACAAGTCAAGCCGCTCCAGCGACCACATCTCCCCGATCCACGCGGGCACCTCGCCGGCGAGCGCATTGCTGCCGGCGCCAAGGAACCGTAGCGCGGTCAGCCTACGGAGAGAATCCGGCAAGCCGCCGGTGAAGAAGTTACGCCCGAGATCCAGCGATTTAAGAAGCGCCGCCTCTCCGACATCAGCCGGTATCTCCCCGGCGAAAAGGTTACGGCTCAAATCGAGCGCCCGCAGCGAGCTGCTCCGGGGGAACCCGCCGGGAACACTCCCCGACAGCGAATTCCCGGAGAGGTCCAGAGAGCGGAGCGAAGGCAGCGACCAGATACCGTCGGGTATGGGGCCAGCGAGGCGgttggaggagaggttgagggagaggagCGAGGAGCAGGAGGCGACCGCGGGCGGGATGTAGCCGGAGAGGTCGTTGTGGGCGAGGGAGATGGAGCGGATGTCGTGGCATTGGGCGAAGAGGTCGGCGGGGACGGTGGCGGCGAGGCGGTTGGAGGAGAGGTCGAGGGAGCGGAGgcgggggagggaggcgaggaggCCGGGGAG
Coding sequences within:
- the LOC123444723 gene encoding probable LRR receptor-like serine/threonine-protein kinase IRK — encoded protein: MAASSSAPAPLLFLLLLAAAAATATTTTALTDDVLALVVFKTGVADPLGRLARWTEDDDRPCSWPGVGCDARAGRVTSLSLPAASLSGRLPRALLRLDSLLSLSLPRNNLSGPVLPGLLASLPRLRSLDLSSNRLAATVPADLFAQCHDIRSISLAHNDLSGYIPPAVASCSSLLSLNLSSNRLAGPIPDGIWSLPSLRSLDLSGNSLSGSVPGGFPRSSSLRALDLSRNLFAGEIPADVGEAALLKSLDLGRNFFTGGLPDSLRRLTALRFLGAGSNALAGEVPAWIGEMWSLERLDLSGNCFAGIIPEDIAKCKNLLEADLSRNALTGQLPWWVFGLPLQRVSVAGNKLGGWVKVPGDAALALHVLDLSSNAFSGGIPEQITAFTGLQFLNLSSNSISGQLPAGIGAMRLLEALDVSANTLTGSVPPEIGGAVALRVLRLGNNSLTGGIPAQIGSCSSLVALDLSHNDITGPIPSTLGNLTSLQAVDLSQNKLNGTLPVELSNLPSLHVFDVSHNLLSGNLPNSRFFDNIPDYFLADNSGLCSSRKNNSCGAVMPKPIVLNPNSSSNPLSQSSPSSPSSKHHKKIILSVSTLIAIAGGAAIAIGVITVTVLNRRVRAAASHPKPAVALSDDYLSQSPENDASSGKLVMFGKGSPEFSTGGHALLNKDCELGRGGFGAVYKTVLRDGQPVAIKKLTVSSLVKSKDDFERQVKVLSKMRHHNIVTLRGFYWTSSLQLLIYDYLPGGNLHKHLHDCTEENSLSWMERFDIIIGVARGLMHLHQHGVVHYNLKSSNVLLDSNGEPRVGDYGLASLLPMLDRYVLSSKIQSALGYMAPEFACKTVKITEKCDVYGFGVLALEILTGRRPVEYLEDDVVVLCDLVRSALEEGRLEDCMDPRLCGEFVMEEAIPIIKLGLVCTSQVPSNRPDMGEVLSILEVVRSPQDSPGDEMV